The stretch of DNA ATCAACCTGATTACGGTTCGTTTGCCTGCCCTCCGCGAACGCCCCGCCGATATTCCGCGCTTAGTCGATTTTTTTGTCGACAACCTGAAAACGCTCTATAATCGGCCCAACCTGCAAGTCGATAAATCGGCGCGACAGTGGCTTAAAAATTTGACGTTACCCGGCAACATCCGGCAGTTGAAAAACATAGTCGAGCGCACCGTACTGCTGTCAGGCACGGACATACTCACCATTGACGACTTTGAAAAACACCTTCCTACCACCCATGCCGCCCCCGTTACCCATGCGTTTTTACCCCCCGTTGGCAGCATGACGCTCGATGAAATGGAACGGCAAATGATTGAGCGGGCTATGACTTTTCACAACAACCGCGTTGCCAATGTGGCGCGGGCGTTGGGCATTACGCGCTTCGCCCTGTATCGGCGATTAGAGAAATACGGTCTGAACTATGATTCGTCGGATTGAACTGATTCGTCTGATTCTGCTTTTGGCGGTGAAAAATAAACCGGCAGAGCCGGAAAATCATAGTAAATCAGTTCAATCCGACGAATCATAGTTCAGATGACTCGCTACTTAGTCTACATTATTGCCGTTCATGCGGTGCTTGTGGCCCTGACGTTTCAGGTGCTGAAAACAAGCAAACAATGGTTTATTGCCTCCGAAGTGCTGATTGGGCTGTCGCTGGTAGTGGGCTGGCGGATTTATCGGTCGTTTCAAAAACCGTCGGAGTTTATTGCGTCGGGTATCGAAGCCATTCGCGATCAGGATTTTACGGTCAAGTTTGTACCAACCGGCAACCGGGACGTCGATGAACTGATTCGGGTGTATAACCTGATGATCGACCAATTGCGGCTCGAACGCACACGGCAGGCCGAACAGCAATTTTTCTTAGACAAATTAGTCGATGCGTCGCCCATTGCCCTGCTCATTCTCGATTTCGACGAGCGCGTATCGGCCATCAATCCGAAAGCCCGGAAGCTGCTCGATCTGCCCGATAATCAGTTGATTGGTAAACCGCTGACTGCAATCGGGCATCCACTGCTGGCGCAACTTAGTACGCTGCAACCCGATCAGCCGCAGACCGTAAAACTGGCGGGCGTTGAAACGTATCGGGTATTGCTGGGGCAGTTTATCGACCGTGGATTTCGGCGGCAATTTCTGTTTATCGAAGAACTCACGGCTGAGATTATCGAGACTGAAAAGAAGGCTTACGGAAAGGTAGTCAGGATGATGGCGCATGAAGTCAACAACTCCATCGGGGCAATCAACTCCATTCTGCACATTGCTGAGCCGGAACTACCAAATCCCGATTTGCGGCAGGCTGTTCGGGTAGCTATCGAACGCAACGACCGGCTCAACCTGTTCATGCGCCGGTTCGCCGACGTAGTGCGGTTGCCAGTACCAAATAGAGCATCGACCAACCTGACTGTATTCGTAGACGCTGTGGGGCAACTCATGCAGCCTCAGGCTCACGCCCGTGGTGTGCAGCTAACCACGCAGCTACCCGCCGAGCCGGTATACTGGTTAGTCGACATAGGGCAAATGGAGCAGGTATTAGTCAATGTTGTAAAAAACGCACTTGAAGCTTGCACTGCCGGTAACGTGGTTGATATTGAGTTGACTAATAGGCAGTTGGCCGTGCGAAACAACGGTCAGCCGATTCCCGATACTGTGGTTGCAAACCTGTTCGATCCGTTTTTTAGCACCAAAACTATCGGGCAGGGTATCGGCCTGACGCTAACCCGCGAAATTCTGCTTAATCACGGTTTTTCGTTCTCACTCGCCACCGAAGCCGATGGCTGGACGGTGTTTCGGTTGAATGGGCATTAGAATAGACTGGCTGAACGGCTTTAGACAGAAAGCCTAAACCGTCATGGAAAACCAATCACGCCGACGCTTCCTCGGCACATCAGCCGCCCTTGCTGCCGGAACGCTACTTGGCACGAACAAACTCTTCGGTGCCCCGGCCATTATCCGGCATTACAATAAACCCAACTCGCTCATCAACGGCGTACAGATTGGCACCATCACGTACTCGTTTCGCGATATGCCCGACCAAAGTGCCGAAGCCACGCTGAAATACGTGGTCGAGT from Spirosoma montaniterrae encodes:
- a CDS encoding sensor histidine kinase: MTRYLVYIIAVHAVLVALTFQVLKTSKQWFIASEVLIGLSLVVGWRIYRSFQKPSEFIASGIEAIRDQDFTVKFVPTGNRDVDELIRVYNLMIDQLRLERTRQAEQQFFLDKLVDASPIALLILDFDERVSAINPKARKLLDLPDNQLIGKPLTAIGHPLLAQLSTLQPDQPQTVKLAGVETYRVLLGQFIDRGFRRQFLFIEELTAEIIETEKKAYGKVVRMMAHEVNNSIGAINSILHIAEPELPNPDLRQAVRVAIERNDRLNLFMRRFADVVRLPVPNRASTNLTVFVDAVGQLMQPQAHARGVQLTTQLPAEPVYWLVDIGQMEQVLVNVVKNALEACTAGNVVDIELTNRQLAVRNNGQPIPDTVVANLFDPFFSTKTIGQGIGLTLTREILLNHGFSFSLATEADGWTVFRLNGH